GGATAAAGAGGGAAAGTTACACCGCGAGCCAGCCCAGAGTTGGGTACGTACGGCGACAAACCGGTATTTTTCTGCCAAGTTAGAGAAGCTGCCGGAAGGAGTAGTGATCGATAAAAAGAGCGAGCTCCGGTATGACGAGAAATACAAGGAACTGATCTGGTTCGGCCAGATGACGAAAAAAGAGCGGGATGACTTTCTGTCAATGACGCGCGATGCTGAGTTTCGGGACGCAATCAATAAATTCTATAAAGAGACTCAGCCTCGTCTGATGAAGGCAGACTGGATCTTTGCCGGCAGTGGTTTTTCAGTCGACGAAATGACGGGTGAGAAATATTATCATGCCGAAAGTGGCGACCTGATTTGTGTCGCGAATTTTCCGACCGCAATCATTGACGTCAATATTGCGAGTTCCGCGTCAGGGGAAGGAAACCTGCTGTTTGAAGCCAATCAGGACAAGATTCCTCCCCGTGGAACGCCAGTGACGATTGAAATTTCGCTCGCGAAAAAATAGTCGCTTAATTGATTAACGCGAATGCTTTCTTCA
This window of the Gimesia fumaroli genome carries:
- a CDS encoding YdjY domain-containing protein, whose protein sequence is MNRQTFSLLSLFTLTVVLLAGQVLSAVDPVKPKSETTEKTSTDSKTETKKSDEGLVPLNKQKTVLLDLEGKRLLLKTKVCLQEGVLEMLCCKKQTKEHESILSIDSPAKAIHAGLLAIGAKVGSPVRFSPKFQPPQGQKLNIYLQWKDKEGKLHREPAQSWVRTATNRYFSAKLEKLPEGVVIDKKSELRYDEKYKELIWFGQMTKKERDDFLSMTRDAEFRDAINKFYKETQPRLMKADWIFAGSGFSVDEMTGEKYYHAESGDLICVANFPTAIIDVNIASSASGEGNLLFEANQDKIPPRGTPVTIEISLAKK